Proteins from a single region of Crocosphaera sp. UHCC 0190:
- a CDS encoding heme oxygenase (biliverdin-producing) gives MSVNLATMLREGTKKSHTMAENVGFVKCFLKGVVEKNSYRTLVANLYFVYTAMEEEMEKLRHHDIVSKIYFPQLHRKQSLEQDLYFYYGANWRNEVAPSSAAQAYVARIREIANTQPELLAAHSYTRYLGDLSGGQILKKIAQRAMNLGENGGTAFYEFETISDEKAFKNEYRQALNELPIDQETADKIVEEANAAFGMNMKMFMELEGNLVKAIGIMLFNTLTRRRANGSTELATAE, from the coding sequence ATGAGCGTTAATTTAGCAACCATGTTACGAGAAGGGACGAAAAAGTCCCATACAATGGCAGAAAATGTCGGTTTTGTCAAGTGTTTTTTAAAAGGGGTTGTTGAAAAAAATTCTTATCGAACATTGGTGGCTAACCTCTACTTCGTTTATACAGCGATGGAAGAGGAAATGGAAAAACTACGCCACCATGACATCGTTTCTAAAATTTACTTTCCCCAATTACATCGCAAACAGTCCCTAGAGCAAGATTTATACTTCTACTATGGGGCAAACTGGCGCAATGAAGTCGCCCCTTCCTCAGCAGCACAAGCTTATGTTGCCCGCATTCGAGAAATTGCTAACACCCAACCCGAACTATTAGCGGCCCATTCTTACACCCGTTATTTAGGGGATTTATCAGGGGGACAAATTCTCAAGAAAATTGCTCAACGGGCGATGAATCTTGGGGAAAATGGCGGAACAGCTTTTTATGAATTTGAAACCATTTCTGATGAAAAAGCCTTTAAAAACGAATACCGCCAAGCCTTAAACGAATTACCCATTGATCAAGAAACGGCTGACAAAATTGTTGAAGAAGCAAATGCTGCCTTTGGCATGAACATGAAAATGTTTATGGAATTAGAAGGTAACTTAGTCAAAGCCATTGGTATCATGCTCTTTAATACCTTAACCCGTCGTCGTGCTAATGGTAGTACAGAATTAGCAACGGCTGAATAG
- a CDS encoding Npun_R2821/Npun_R2822 family protein has protein sequence MTRGIYITANDKVIEQAIALLKSIRFHDQETPIVLIPYDDKHQIIAQKLEQDFGVKLYPDLEFIERLSQKLHNIFGKDFFARPNQFRKQACWFGEFDEFLYIDTDIVVFKKIVDDLDYFTDYDFICYDYQHKAGIRNVFSQKIVEDNVFSENQLKDMFNGGFWASKKALISEEKIYETFAECAAHIDYFDFTYKTSDQPIINYMILKNIERRFNLAHQPQINPGNWARSSHFQQEGNILIDPKTNQPLHYLHWAGIKIEPGCPYWDIWKHYRYLGETPPPDSELSPPKKGVQFQLLKRFKQILKGNR, from the coding sequence ATGACCCGTGGCATTTACATCACCGCAAATGATAAAGTAATTGAACAAGCGATCGCCTTACTAAAAAGTATTCGATTCCACGATCAAGAAACTCCCATTGTTTTAATTCCTTATGATGATAAGCATCAAATAATTGCCCAAAAATTAGAGCAAGACTTTGGGGTAAAATTGTATCCTGATTTAGAATTTATTGAAAGATTATCTCAAAAACTTCATAATATTTTCGGTAAAGATTTTTTTGCGCGTCCCAATCAATTTCGTAAACAAGCTTGTTGGTTTGGCGAATTTGATGAATTTTTATATATTGATACGGATATTGTTGTTTTCAAAAAAATTGTTGATGATTTAGATTATTTTACAGATTATGATTTTATTTGTTATGATTATCAACATAAAGCAGGAATTAGAAATGTATTTTCTCAAAAAATTGTTGAAGATAATGTCTTTAGTGAAAATCAACTGAAGGATATGTTTAATGGTGGTTTTTGGGCATCGAAAAAAGCTTTAATTTCTGAGGAAAAAATCTATGAAACCTTTGCCGAATGTGCTGCCCATATTGACTATTTTGATTTTACCTACAAAACCTCTGATCAACCCATCATTAACTATATGATCCTCAAAAATATTGAGCGTCGTTTTAATTTAGCTCATCAACCTCAAATTAATCCAGGAAACTGGGCTAGAAGTAGTCATTTTCAACAAGAAGGTAACATATTAATCGATCCCAAAACCAATCAACCCCTTCATTATTTGCATTGGGCCGGAATTAAAATTGAACCAGGATGTCCCTATTGGGATATTTGGAAACATTATCGTTATTTAGGAGAAACACCTCCCCCCGACTCAGAATTATCTCCCCCCAAAAAAGGGGTACAATTTCAACTATTAAAGCGATTTAAGCAAATTTTAAAAGGAAATCGTTAA
- a CDS encoding Npun_R2821/Npun_R2822 family protein, producing the protein MDGICTLANDRVYDQVIALLNSIEIILGKETPVCIYPYDDNTEKIAAAIVNRPQVQLYNDKVSMERWDNFAKMAWDTHPTAREQWQKAGSQGYHRFGTHRRYCAFDGPFDRFIYMDADTLLMGPVDKIFDKLNDYDCIVYDFQHKDITHVYNESSEQLTQVFSEEKIKTEIFCSGFYGSKKDLFDEKQRQKLIESLKTGEAEILYPMAPDQTLINYMMMRSGSSIYNLALNLPQDKKTGCCVTSPHFESRDNLLYDRDKRLTYIHYIGMSSQIFKELCEGKNITFPYRDIFLYYRYYHEPENQPQFTTKPKPYNQQPNLNQRVLKKLGLK; encoded by the coding sequence ATGGATGGAATTTGTACCTTAGCGAATGATCGAGTTTATGATCAAGTCATTGCCTTACTCAATAGTATTGAAATTATTTTAGGCAAAGAAACCCCCGTTTGTATCTACCCCTATGATGATAATACGGAAAAAATAGCTGCCGCAATTGTTAATCGTCCCCAGGTACAATTGTATAATGATAAAGTGTCTATGGAGCGATGGGATAACTTTGCTAAAATGGCTTGGGATACCCATCCGACGGCCCGCGAACAATGGCAAAAAGCAGGAAGTCAAGGATATCATCGCTTTGGAACCCATCGTCGTTATTGTGCATTTGATGGCCCCTTTGATCGCTTTATCTATATGGATGCAGACACCTTATTAATGGGGCCAGTTGATAAGATTTTTGATAAATTAAATGACTATGATTGTATAGTTTATGATTTTCAACATAAAGATATTACCCATGTTTATAATGAATCATCAGAGCAGTTAACTCAAGTTTTTTCAGAAGAAAAAATAAAAACAGAAATTTTTTGTTCTGGGTTCTATGGTTCAAAAAAAGACTTATTTGATGAAAAGCAACGTCAAAAATTAATTGAATCTTTGAAAACAGGGGAAGCAGAAATCCTTTATCCCATGGCTCCCGATCAAACTCTTATTAATTATATGATGATGCGATCAGGTTCTTCAATTTATAATTTAGCCTTGAATTTACCCCAGGACAAAAAAACAGGGTGTTGTGTGACTTCTCCCCATTTTGAAAGTCGGGATAATCTATTATATGATCGGGACAAGCGTTTAACTTACATTCATTATATTGGGATGTCTTCGCAAATTTTCAAAGAATTATGCGAAGGAAAAAATATTACATTTCCCTATCGAGACATTTTCTTGTATTATCGTTATTATCATGAACCTGAAAATCAACCTCAGTTTACAACTAAACCTAAACCCTATAATCAACAACCCAACTTAAATCAGCGCGTCCTTAAAAAATTAGGCTTAAAATAA
- a CDS encoding glycosyltransferase family 10 domain-containing protein yields MGIDLKSVGMLSSYPGLQDRHDWLWKQTPHPFGLWNNIQMLANDPKPDYLLLYQFDFPLPPPPQPWWKNWRSKSNSSPLDIPALLRDVPKEKIIYLLREPPLEEVVERNCANYNDASRYCGYVSGPDNFAPHPDYMPAIWYVGNEFEELDKGEIPQKVKQCCWITSGIDRTENHRRRLAFLKLLRDNEFEFDLYGRRLPQWTQSKGSLDNKWHGMAPYYYNLSIENYADNEWYVSEKLWDALLCWCLPIYYGGSAADRLLPPGSFLRLPSLDEKGMAYVKEVTANLDAWHEAKEAIAEARQIILHKLNLMAWLSDFVGKFS; encoded by the coding sequence ATGGGTATAGATCTAAAAAGTGTGGGGATGTTAAGTAGTTATCCAGGATTACAAGATAGACATGATTGGTTATGGAAGCAAACCCCTCACCCTTTTGGTCTTTGGAATAACATACAAATGTTAGCAAATGATCCTAAACCGGATTATTTATTATTATATCAGTTTGATTTTCCCTTGCCTCCTCCCCCTCAACCTTGGTGGAAAAATTGGCGAAGCAAATCTAATTCTTCCCCCCTTGATATTCCTGCCTTATTACGAGATGTTCCTAAAGAAAAGATTATTTATTTATTAAGAGAACCTCCCCTAGAAGAAGTTGTTGAAAGAAACTGTGCCAACTATAATGATGCTAGTCGTTATTGTGGTTATGTATCTGGACCAGATAATTTTGCCCCTCATCCTGATTATATGCCCGCAATCTGGTATGTTGGGAATGAATTTGAAGAATTAGATAAAGGGGAAATTCCCCAAAAAGTTAAACAATGTTGTTGGATAACATCAGGAATTGATCGTACTGAAAATCATCGTCGTCGTTTAGCTTTTTTGAAGTTATTACGGGATAATGAATTTGAGTTTGATCTCTATGGGAGAAGATTACCCCAATGGACACAAAGCAAAGGAAGTTTAGATAATAAATGGCATGGCATGGCCCCTTATTATTATAATTTATCCATCGAAAATTATGCCGATAATGAATGGTATGTTAGCGAAAAATTGTGGGATGCTTTATTATGTTGGTGTTTACCAATTTATTATGGAGGAAGTGCTGCCGATCGCTTGTTACCCCCTGGTAGTTTTTTAAGGTTGCCGAGTCTAGATGAGAAAGGAATGGCCTATGTTAAAGAAGTTACCGCAAATTTGGATGCTTGGCATGAAGCAAAAGAGGCGATCGCAGAAGCAAGACAAATTATCTTACATAAACTCAATTTGATGGCATGGCTTTCTGATTTTGTGGGAAAATTTTCGTAA